The DNA sequence AAGAACATTCTGTTGTGACCATTACATTGTTGGCGGACGGAAAGAGAGAATTGAAATTAAAATAGTAATTGTGAATGACTTCAGAAAAAAAACATAATTGTATAGATTCTGATCAATTGATTGAGAATGCAAAGAATAATATTGAAAAATATGGTCTTCAAGTTATAATTATAGAAGCAACTGATTATTTGCCATCATTTGCCTATAGTATAGGATTTTGGCAGAAATACAGACATCCTGAAATAATTTGTTTTGGATTATCCAATTCTCTTCTTCAAACTTTAATCAATAATGTTGCTGAAATAATTAAAGAAAATGAATCTATAATTGAAGGAAAAAACTACCCGGATATTTTTGAAAATGCCAGAGCTGAATTTTTAAAAGTTCACCCTGATAATATATCTGATTATTTTGGTAGTGCCATCAATTTCTATGAAAAAGAAGATTTTCCAGCTTTTCAGTTGGTTTGGACAGATCGAAATGATAAATTTCCTTGGGAGGAAAATTTTGAAGAGGAATTTCGTCATAAACAACCTTTGCTTGATAGAAATAATAATTTTAAATTTATAGAGCCTAAAAATTTAGCTACTTTCACAACGAAACAATGGCTCGAAGGAAAGTCAGTTGTTAGAGTTGTCCATGATCATGATGGAGATTGGCTTTTTTTTACTGATGATGAAGTTTCAATAGAAGATAGTGTAATTGTTGCGTTAGAACAATTAATCACAAAAGACAATACTTTGAATCAAGTTTTTGATCTTGAATACGGGGAAGAAGCTGAAAGACGATTTATTGGTGATAAATGGATTAGAAATAAATTTGAACCAGATGATGAGTAGTAATACAGTACAAATAACTCCCTATTCCTCTGACTTAAAAGAGGCAATCAAAACCTTAAATTTGGAATGGCTTGAAAAGTATTTCAAAGTCGAAGAAAAAGACGAAATAGTGCTTTCGGACCCACAGCGCTATATTATTGATAAAGGCGGAATGATTTTTTATGCGAAATACAACGATGAGGTTGTTGGAACCTATTCGCTGATTAAAACAGATGCAACCACATTTGAGTTAGGGAAAATGGCCATTTCAGAACGAGCACAAGGCTTGGGAATTGGAAACAAAATGCTGGTGCATTGTATGGCTGTAGCCAAAGAGAATCGCATTAAAAAGCTGTTTTTATATTCCAATAGAATTTTACTTCCGGCAATTCATCTCTATGAAAAATTTGGTTTTACCGAAATTCCATTAGAAGAAGGAGTGTACGAAAGAGCCGATATAAAAATGGAAAAAATACTGACCTGATTATTAATGCAGTATTAGCAGAATATTTGCATTGATTTTAAAACTTTTTACGTAATTTGTACTCTTAATTTTTCGCACAACCCATGTCAATTACCTTAACTCCATTTACGAAACAACAATTGTTGCCACAAGAAGAAAAACTTGAAATTGGCCGATTTAAAAGAGAGCTTTTTATTGGGATTCCAAAAGAAACAAGTTATCAGGAACGTCGTATTTGTTTAACGCCGGATGCGGTAAATTCATTGACGTATGAAGGGCACCGCGTGATGATTGAATCGGGTGCGGGAGAAAGCTCCAGTTACTCCGATAAAGAATATGCAGATGCGGGTGCTGAAGTAACAAAAGATACGAAAAGGGTTTTCGGCTGTCCGATGCTTCTTAAAGTAGAACCACCAACTTTAGCCGAAATCGAAATGATCAATCCCGAAACGATTATCATTTCTGCCATTCAGCTTAAAACAAAAAAGAAAGCTTATTTTGAAGCTTTATCCTTAAAAAAGATAACCGCACTTGCGTTTGAATATATTAAAGACGAAGACGGTTCTTATCCGGCCGTAAAATCATTAAGCGAAATTGCGGGAACTGCTTCTATACTTATTGCCGCAGAATTAATGATTACCGACGAATTCGGAAAAGGGCTTTTATTCGGAAACATTACCGGCGTCCCTCCTACTGAAGTTGTTATTTTAGGAGCCGGAACTGTTGGCGAATTTGCTGCCAAAACAGCTATTGGTCTGGGAGCAAATGTAAAAGTTTTTGACAATTCAATTACCAAATTACGTCGTTTGCAGAACAATCTAAACCAGCGAATCTTTACGTCTACCATTCAACAAAAAGCCTTATTAAAAGCGTTAAGACGTTGTGATGTAGCGATTGGTGCGATGCGTGGTAAAGAACGTTGTCCGATTGTAGTGACCGAAACCATGATGGAACATATGAAAAAAGGAGCCGTAATTGTTGATGTTAGCATTGATACAGGCGGTTGTTTTGAAAGTTCTGAAGTCACAACACACGAAAAACCAACTTTTATTAAGAGTAATGTTTTGCATTATTGCGTGCCTAATATTCCTTCAAGATATTCCAAAACAGCCTCACTTTCAATAAGTAATATGCTAACTCCTTACCTGCTTCAGATAGCCGAAGAGGGTGGTTTGGAAAGCTCTATACGATGCAATAAAGGACTAAAAAACGGAGTTTATTTGTATCACGGAATCCTAACTAACAAAGCAATTGGCGAGTGGTTTGATTTACCGGATAACGATATTAATTTACTTGTATTTTAAGGGAACTTTAGTGTACCTTTGCAAAAAAAATATTTCATGAAGTTTGTACATCGTTTTGCTTATTATTTGATTGGTCTGATTATGGGATGCTTTTTTGTAGCCCTTGTTTTTAGTGGAAAAGATACCAGATGCAACTATTTTCCAAACGCCAGAGTTTTGAACAGTTTACGTACAAAACCATTTCAATATTCCGAAAAAGCAATTCAGACTTTAAATGAAAAATGGGTTGATACTGCTGATGTAAAAAACACATTGACATTTGGAGACGTTGATTTCGATCAGAGTAATGTGCCTTTCAAAAAAGGAAAACTATACGTTATTGAAGGTAAAACTGCAAAAAATCAGGAAATTGTCTTAAAAGTAATCAACTACGAGAACAAAGCAATCTTAGAAGAAATTACAAAAAAATAGTTTTTACAACCATTCTATCTCAGGAATTCCTTTAGAGCTCAAAAACGCATTGGTTTTACTAAAGTGTTTGTTCCCGAACCATTTCCCTTGATTAGCACTCATTGGTGACGGATGTCCTGATTCTAAAACGAAATGTTTGGATCGATCAATTTTTGATCCTTTTTTCTGCGCAAAAGCACCCCACAATAAAAAGACAATGTTTTCTTTTTGATCGGAAATGGTCTGAATTACAGCATCTGTAAAAAGATTCCATTTTAAATGTTTATGACTGTTCGGACTGTCTTTTCGAACGGTTAATGACGCATTTAAAAGCAAAACGCCCTGCTTTGCCCATTTTTCTAAATTACCCGAAGTTGGCATAAAAATCGAATCTAAATCAGTGCTTAATTCTCTGTAAATATTGCGCAAAGAAGGTGGTATTTTAACAGTATCATTCACCGAAAAGCTCAAACCGTTTGCTTCTCCTTCTCCATGGTAAGGATCCTGGCCAATAAGAACTACCTTTAAGTTTTTGAAATCACAAGTATTAAAGGCGGAGAAAATCAATTCTGTTGGTGGATAGCAGACCTGCGTTTGATATTCGGCCTCTAAAGCAGCGGTTAATTCCGTAAAATAAGTCTTTTGAATTTCGTCTGCCAAAACGGTTTGCCAATCTGAAGAAAGAGTAATTTTCATTTAAATAAAATTTAACTACAAATTACGTAAAGATTTTTGCAAAGTACCAATTAATACTACTATTTAGTTTTAAAACTTTGTAACTTTGAACTTTACAACTTACGATATATAATGATATCCATTACTGAAAAAACATTACAAGATTTACAATTTCCAACAGTGCTTGAAACCATTTCAGCAGGCTGTAATACAGATATTGGAAAACAAAAAGCTTTAGAAATAACTCCTTTTAGAGATAAAGAAACTTTGATGCAGGCTTTAATGCAAACATCAGAATACGTTTCGTCATTTGAGAATAATAATGCGATTCCAAATCATGGTTTTGATGCCATTACGCATGAAATCAAATTCTTGGCTATCGAGGACAGTTTTCTTGAAGTGGGCAGTTTTAGAAAAATTGCAACACTTTCGTCGACATCTAATTTTCTATTGAATTTCCTTAAGAAATTTGATGATTATTATCCAAATTTAAATACCAGAGCTTCAAGAGTCGAATACACCAAAGATATTGTTACTTTGGTTGATGCGATTGTAGATAAATATGGAGAAATAAAAGACAATGCTTCACCGGCACTTTTGAGTATTCGTCAGAGCATGAATATTGTTCGAGGCAAAGTAAATCAGAGTTTTGGCGCGGCGCTTACACATAACAACAGCCTTGGTTACTTGGATGATATCAAAGAAAGTTTCGTTCAGAACCGTAGGGTTTTGGCCGTTCTTGCCATGTATCGCCGTAAGGTAAAAGGTTCTATTCTGGGAAGTTCAAAAACCGGAAGTATTGCCTATATTGAACCAGAAGCAACTTTGCAATATTCACGTGAACTAAGCAATCTGGAATACGAAGAAAAAGAAGAAATTACTCGAATTCTGAAGCAATTATCGAATGAGATTCGTCCGTATTTGCCGCTTTTAATTGAATATCAGGAATTTTTAAGTGATATTGATGTTGTAGCAGGAAAGGCAAAATATGCCAATAGAATTAACGGAATTTTACCAACCATTACAGAAGATAGAAGGTTATTTTTCAGAGAAGCGTATCATCCTATTTTGTATTTGAATAACAAACAAAAAAACGAAATTACGCATCCGCAAACCATTGAATTAAAACAGGACAATCGAATTATTGTTATTTCGGGACCCAATGCGGGAGGTAAAACAATCTCGCTAAAAACAGTTGGTTTATTACAATTGATGCTGCAATCCGGTATGTTGATTCCGGTTCACGAAAGAAGTGAAACCTTCTTATTTGATCGAATTCTAACGGATATTGGAGACAATCAATCGATAGAAAATCACCTGAGTACTTATAGTTACCGATTGAAAAATATGAATTATTTCTTGAAAAAATGCAACAAGAAAACCATGTTTTTAATTGATGAGTTTGGTACCGGATCTGACCCTGAACTTGGTGGAGCTTTAGCAGAAATTTTCCTGGAAGAGTTCTATCACCGTGAAGCATTCGGAATCATTACGACACATTATTCTAATTTGAAAATTTTAGCAAACGAATTGCCTTTTGCGACGAATGCCAATATGATGTTTGATGAAAAATCATTAGAACCAATGTACAAACTGGCGCTTGGTCAGGCGGGAAGTTCTTTTACTTTTGAAGTAGCGTTAAAAAACGGAATCCCATTTGGACTGATTAATCGTGCGAAAAAGAAAATCGAAGTCGGAAAAGTTCGTTTTGATAAAACCATAGCCACACTTCAAAAAGAGCGTTCTAAGCTTGAAAAAACTTCTATCAACCTTAAAGAAGAAGAAACAAGAGCCCGTGAAGAAGGTAAAAAAATGGAAAATATCAATGTAAAAATCAAACAAAAACTGGAAAGCTATCAGGAATTGTACGACAGCAACCAGAAAACCATTTACATTGGACAAAAAATTGAAGACATTTCGGAGAAATATTTCAACAACAAAAACAAAAAAGAACTGATTGGTGAATTTTTGAAAATTGTAGAAATTGAAAATTCAAAACGCAAAAAAGCAACTCCAAAAGAAACCAAAGCGATAATTGAGAAGAAAAAAGAAGTTATTGCTGAAATTACGGTACAGGTAGAAGAAATCAGAAAAGAGAAAAAAGAAAAGAAACTTAAACCGGTTATCGAAAAACCAAAACCAATCTTAAAAGTCGGAGATCGCGTAAGAATGCAAGACGGAAGATCGGTTGGAAGTATTGACTCAATCGAAAAAAATAAAGCAACGGTGAACTATGGAATTTTTACTTCGAAAGTAAGTTTAGATGAATTAGAATTGGTTGAAGCTGTGAAGAAGTAAGTTTTTAAGTTTTCAGTCTCGGTCTCAGTCTCGGTCTCAGTCTCAGTATTCGGTTTTGAAAATAAAAACTAAAAAAAAGGGGCCGAAATTGAAATAAAGCGTTTTAAGTAACGTTTTTTAAAAAGATAACAACGAAGACGGAATGTTTTAGAAAATCGCTCAGAATTTATTTATGAAAGCTGTTTTTGATTTAAATTTTCAATAGAATTTTTTATTTCAATAGATAAAACTAATAAACAACTACAACGAATCTGAAACCTGAAACAAAACAAAAATAGAGGTAAGAAAAACCTGAAACCTGAAACAAGACAAAAAAAAGGTAACAGAACCTCAAAATAAATCAAATAATGCTCAATTTTCCAAAAAATAAAAAAATAATTCTTTTTGACGGAGTCTGTAACTTATGCAATTCAGCTGTACAATATATTATCAAACACGATACGAAGGACATTTTTAGATTTGTGGCATTGCAATCGGAATTAGGGATTTCAATATGCAAACATCTAGGTGTAAGTTTCTCTAAAATGGATAGTATTATTTTATACAATCCGGGTGTCTCCTATTTTTATAAATCTTCAGCAGCTATAGAAATTGCCAAAAATTTTGGAGGATTTTGGAAATTGATTTCTATTTTCAGAATCATTCCCATTTTTATGAGTGATTACATTTATGATTATATTGCTAAAAATCGATACAATTGGTACGGCAAAAAAGAAAGTTGTATGATTCCTAGTGCTGAGATTAAGGCGAAGTTTCTTTAAGAATTTAGTTATAGGGCTACGGCTCTTTTGTAATTTTACACCTAATTTTTTAGCACGCAGATTTAGCAGATTAGGCGGATCTTATTTATCCCTTTAAAAAAAAATCTGCGCAATCTGCTAAATCTGCGTGAAAGAAAAATCAAGTATCAGGTTATAGCATTACGGCTCCTTAATAATTTTAGAGCTATTTTTTAGCACGCAGATCTAGCAGATTAGGCGGATCTTATTTATCCCTTTTAAAAAAAATCTGCGCAATCTGCTAAATCTGCATGAAAGAAAAATCAAGTATTAGGTTATAACATTACGGCTCCTTTATAATTTTAGAGCTATTTTTTAGCACGCAGATTTAGCAGATTAGGCGGATCATATTTATTTTTAAAAAAAAATCTGCACAATCTGCACAATCTGCGTGAAAGAAAAATCAAGTATCAGGTTATAACATTACGGCTCCTTTATAATTTTATTGCTATTTTTTAGCACGCAGATTTAGCAGATTAGGCGGATCTTATTTATGCGTTTAAAAAAAAATCTGCGCAATCTGCTAAATCTGCGTGAAAAAAATCAAGTATCAAGTTAAAGCTGTGGCTGTTCTTTTTAGATTAAATTACTTTGTAACTCAAGGCTTTGGGCTGATTTTAAACGCATGAGAAGGCAGAGTTTACGAACTTGACTCTTAAATTTTGATGATAATTGAGTACATTTCTTAGAAATTATTCTAAAAAAAAAGGCTTTTTCATATGTTGAAAAAGCCTTTTTTTTACTCTTTAGATAACATCAATTCCTTAATGTACTTTACAGGAGCACTACCAAAACTCAAGAATTTTTCATGAAATTGTTTCAGGTTAAAATCTTTTCCTTGTTGTTTTTTAAGTTCCTCTCTTAAATTGTAAATTTCAGTGTATCCCGTAAAATAAGAACACAATTGAACCTGAGATAAGGTGACACGTTTCCATTTTCCGTCAGCTTCGGCTTGTTGTTGAAAAGCTTCTTTGATCAGTAAGTCAAGAGCCGCTTCTTTAGACATGTTTTTAGTATGAACGCTGATATCTAAAATGGTGTTACAAGTGGCTCTTAGATTCCATTTATAGTACATCAACCACATTTCGTCTGAGTTTTTATAACCACTTTCCAACATCATTTTTTCAGCATAAACCGCCCATCCTTCGACCATTGCACCATTTCCTAAAATTGATTTTATGATACTTGGAGATTGATTACTGTAAACCAATTGGGTGTAATGTCCCGGAACAGCTTCGTGAATGTTTAGAATTTGAAGAATATAATCGTTGTATTCGCGCAAATAACTTTCTGCATTTTCTGCTGTCCAACCAGACATACTACCAACATTATAATAGGTGTTTGCATTTTTGTCATAAGGACCTGGTGCAGAAATAGAAGCTCCTGCAACTCCCGCCATATAAGCAGGTTCTTTACGTACTACCAGTGGTTTTGACGGATCAATATACAATAAATCTTTTGCTTTTACATAAGCAGTCAATTCAGGAATTTGTTTTTCAATTTCTGATTGAAACTTTTCAGGTGTAGTGTGTTGCAAGGAGATTTTATCAATAACCTGTTTGATTAGATCTAATTTATCAGTTGGTTTTGGAGCAGTTCCTTTGTATTTTGTCCAAAGTTTATCTGCTATAACAAACATCTTATCGTGAAGATCTTTTTTGTGATCAACGGCTATTTTATAAATTTGATCGACATTATAACCTGATTGAATGTCAAAATTGAATTTTTTAGCATACAATTCCGCTCCTAATCTAAAAGAACGTGGTGTTTTGTTTGGTAATTTTTTCAACCAGTCTGCATAATCTGCGATCGCTTTTACCGATACTTTTGCTTTCTCAAGAATCTCTTTTTTCTCTTCGGCAGTTAATTTACTTTTTTTCAAAGCCTCACTTAACTCTCCTTCAAAGACACTTGAACCGCCTAAGTTCTGGTCTATTGCAAGTTGGGTGTGTTCTACAGTTGGGTTTTTGATATTCTTTTTTGCAGCTTCATAAAAAGCCGGAATTCCGTTCATTTTAGTATTAAAAGCTCTTAAACGAACTTCTAAAGTATCGTAATTTCCGTTAAGAATTTCTGCAAAAGAACCACAAACATTATATTCAGAAGGGTTCCATTCTCCGGATTTTAATTCTTTAGCGCTGAAAATAATATCCTCTAAATGATTTTTTATCATGTAAAAATCAGTTTTATTCTTATCGGATAACTCTTCAATAGTATATTGTTTTAAAGAATCTAATTGTGCTGTAGCAAAATCAAGTTGCTTTTTTTCTTCTTTGCTGTCCGGAATTACCAAAACATTATCAAATTTATGGTAGCCGACATTGGAAGCCCAATCCGGATTTATTTCCCATAAAGAGGTTACAAAGCCCTCTTTATAATGCTCGAATTTCTTATCTAAAGGGGTGTTTTCAGCGGTTTTAGCACTTTTATTGCAAGACAAAAGTACTGTAGCCGCACAAACAGAAACAAACAGTTTTTTCATAATTTATTCTTTTTTGGTAGTACAAGGTTTAAAGGAAGGTAAAATAAGTTTAATATTTTAATAATTCCAATAAAACTTCTTCAAAACGACTTTTTGGTAAAAACTGATCTTCGAGTGCTTTTGTAAACGGAATAGGAGAATCTAAACTGGCTACTCTTTTAACCGGAGCGTCCAAAGATTCAAAACATTCTTCCATAATTAAAGCTGAAATATCACTGGCAATTCCACCAAACATAGTATCTTCCTGATAAATAATTACTTTTCCTGTTTTTCTAACCGATGCAAAAATGGTTTCGGTATCTAAAGGTTGTAATGTTCTTAAATCGATTAAATCGGCTTGTATTTCAGGGTTTTTGGTTAAAGTTTCTAATGCCCAGTGTACCGCTGCTCCAAATGAGATAATGGTTACTGCATTTCCTTCTTTTAACAAGGCTGCTTTTCCAAACGGAATGGTGTAATAATCGGTTGGAACATCTTGGTAAACACTACGATACAATTGTTTGTGTTCGAAAAATAAAACCGGATTAGGGTCGTTTATTGAGGTGTTTAACAATCCTTTAGCGTCATATGGGAACGCAGGATAAACGACTTTTAAACCAGGTGTTTTGGTGAACCAGGCTTCATTTGTTTGAGAGTGAAATGGACCAGCCTGAGTTCCGCCACCGCAAGGCATACGAACCACAACATCGGCATTTTCGCCCCAACGATAATGAGATTTAGCCAATAGATTGACAATAGGATTAAAACCTGTCGAAACAAAATCGGCAAATTGCATCTCTACAATCGCTTTATAACCGTTTATAGACAGTCCCATTCCGGCTGAAACTACAGCACTTTCACAAATTGGAGTATTGCGAACGCGGTCTTTTCCGTAAAGTTCAACAAATCCGTCTGTGATTTTAAAGGCACCACCATATTCTGCGATATCTTGTCCCATGATCACCAGATTTTTATGGCGTTGCATAGACTCATTCAAACCATTGCGTATGGCGTCAATAAAACGAATATTTTCTGATGATGCAGATGGATTAACTTCCTCATGTTGATAAGGTTTGTAAACATCATCTAATTCACCGGCATAGGTAGGAATGATTTCAGGCTCCGCATTTGCAAGCACTAAATTGTCATCAATTTCTTTTTTTATTTCACTGCGTAAAGCTTC is a window from the Flavobacterium cupriresistens genome containing:
- a CDS encoding alpha-ketoacid dehydrogenase subunit alpha/beta, whose product is MIFNRQELTDSQLLDLYKKILKPRLIEEKMLILIRQGKVSKWFSGIGQEAIAVGVTAILDETEYILPMHRNLGVFTTRNIPLYRLFSQWQGKANGFTKGRDRSFHFGTQDYNIIGMISHLGPQLGIADGIALADKLKDNKKITAVFTGEGATSEGDFHEALNIASVWKLPVMFVIENNGYGLSTPTNEQYYCENLADKGIGYGMESHIIDGNNILEVYNKLAQLKAEMQENPHPVLLEFKTFRMRGHEEASGTKYVPQELMDEWAAKDPVANYRNYLTETGVLTTEFDEALRSEIKKEIDDNLVLANAEPEIIPTYAGELDDVYKPYQHEEVNPSASSENIRFIDAIRNGLNESMQRHKNLVIMGQDIAEYGGAFKITDGFVELYGKDRVRNTPICESAVVSAGMGLSINGYKAIVEMQFADFVSTGFNPIVNLLAKSHYRWGENADVVVRMPCGGGTQAGPFHSQTNEAWFTKTPGLKVVYPAFPYDAKGLLNTSINDPNPVLFFEHKQLYRSVYQDVPTDYYTIPFGKAALLKEGNAVTIISFGAAVHWALETLTKNPEIQADLIDLRTLQPLDTETIFASVRKTGKVIIYQEDTMFGGIASDISALIMEECFESLDAPVKRVASLDSPIPFTKALEDQFLPKSRFEEVLLELLKY
- a CDS encoding GNAT family N-acetyltransferase, with amino-acid sequence MMSSNTVQITPYSSDLKEAIKTLNLEWLEKYFKVEEKDEIVLSDPQRYIIDKGGMIFYAKYNDEVVGTYSLIKTDATTFELGKMAISERAQGLGIGNKMLVHCMAVAKENRIKKLFLYSNRILLPAIHLYEKFGFTEIPLEEGVYERADIKMEKILT
- a CDS encoding thiol-disulfide oxidoreductase DCC family protein; protein product: MLNFPKNKKIILFDGVCNLCNSAVQYIIKHDTKDIFRFVALQSELGISICKHLGVSFSKMDSIILYNPGVSYFYKSSAAIEIAKNFGGFWKLISIFRIIPIFMSDYIYDYIAKNRYNWYGKKESCMIPSAEIKAKFL
- a CDS encoding DUF885 domain-containing protein is translated as MKKLFVSVCAATVLLSCNKSAKTAENTPLDKKFEHYKEGFVTSLWEINPDWASNVGYHKFDNVLVIPDSKEEKKQLDFATAQLDSLKQYTIEELSDKNKTDFYMIKNHLEDIIFSAKELKSGEWNPSEYNVCGSFAEILNGNYDTLEVRLRAFNTKMNGIPAFYEAAKKNIKNPTVEHTQLAIDQNLGGSSVFEGELSEALKKSKLTAEEKKEILEKAKVSVKAIADYADWLKKLPNKTPRSFRLGAELYAKKFNFDIQSGYNVDQIYKIAVDHKKDLHDKMFVIADKLWTKYKGTAPKPTDKLDLIKQVIDKISLQHTTPEKFQSEIEKQIPELTAYVKAKDLLYIDPSKPLVVRKEPAYMAGVAGASISAPGPYDKNANTYYNVGSMSGWTAENAESYLREYNDYILQILNIHEAVPGHYTQLVYSNQSPSIIKSILGNGAMVEGWAVYAEKMMLESGYKNSDEMWLMYYKWNLRATCNTILDISVHTKNMSKEAALDLLIKEAFQQQAEADGKWKRVTLSQVQLCSYFTGYTEIYNLREELKKQQGKDFNLKQFHEKFLSFGSAPVKYIKELMLSKE
- a CDS encoding DUF4262 domain-containing protein — protein: MTSEKKHNCIDSDQLIENAKNNIEKYGLQVIIIEATDYLPSFAYSIGFWQKYRHPEIICFGLSNSLLQTLINNVAEIIKENESIIEGKNYPDIFENARAEFLKVHPDNISDYFGSAINFYEKEDFPAFQLVWTDRNDKFPWEENFEEEFRHKQPLLDRNNNFKFIEPKNLATFTTKQWLEGKSVVRVVHDHDGDWLFFTDDEVSIEDSVIVALEQLITKDNTLNQVFDLEYGEEAERRFIGDKWIRNKFEPDDE
- a CDS encoding DUF4258 domain-containing protein, whose protein sequence is MKFVHRFAYYLIGLIMGCFFVALVFSGKDTRCNYFPNARVLNSLRTKPFQYSEKAIQTLNEKWVDTADVKNTLTFGDVDFDQSNVPFKKGKLYVIEGKTAKNQEIVLKVINYENKAILEEITKK
- a CDS encoding endonuclease MutS2; protein product: MISITEKTLQDLQFPTVLETISAGCNTDIGKQKALEITPFRDKETLMQALMQTSEYVSSFENNNAIPNHGFDAITHEIKFLAIEDSFLEVGSFRKIATLSSTSNFLLNFLKKFDDYYPNLNTRASRVEYTKDIVTLVDAIVDKYGEIKDNASPALLSIRQSMNIVRGKVNQSFGAALTHNNSLGYLDDIKESFVQNRRVLAVLAMYRRKVKGSILGSSKTGSIAYIEPEATLQYSRELSNLEYEEKEEITRILKQLSNEIRPYLPLLIEYQEFLSDIDVVAGKAKYANRINGILPTITEDRRLFFREAYHPILYLNNKQKNEITHPQTIELKQDNRIIVISGPNAGGKTISLKTVGLLQLMLQSGMLIPVHERSETFLFDRILTDIGDNQSIENHLSTYSYRLKNMNYFLKKCNKKTMFLIDEFGTGSDPELGGALAEIFLEEFYHREAFGIITTHYSNLKILANELPFATNANMMFDEKSLEPMYKLALGQAGSSFTFEVALKNGIPFGLINRAKKKIEVGKVRFDKTIATLQKERSKLEKTSINLKEEETRAREEGKKMENINVKIKQKLESYQELYDSNQKTIYIGQKIEDISEKYFNNKNKKELIGEFLKIVEIENSKRKKATPKETKAIIEKKKEVIAEITVQVEEIRKEKKEKKLKPVIEKPKPILKVGDRVRMQDGRSVGSIDSIEKNKATVNYGIFTSKVSLDELELVEAVKK
- a CDS encoding alanine dehydrogenase produces the protein MSITLTPFTKQQLLPQEEKLEIGRFKRELFIGIPKETSYQERRICLTPDAVNSLTYEGHRVMIESGAGESSSYSDKEYADAGAEVTKDTKRVFGCPMLLKVEPPTLAEIEMINPETIIISAIQLKTKKKAYFEALSLKKITALAFEYIKDEDGSYPAVKSLSEIAGTASILIAAELMITDEFGKGLLFGNITGVPPTEVVILGAGTVGEFAAKTAIGLGANVKVFDNSITKLRRLQNNLNQRIFTSTIQQKALLKALRRCDVAIGAMRGKERCPIVVTETMMEHMKKGAVIVDVSIDTGGCFESSEVTTHEKPTFIKSNVLHYCVPNIPSRYSKTASLSISNMLTPYLLQIAEEGGLESSIRCNKGLKNGVYLYHGILTNKAIGEWFDLPDNDINLLVF
- a CDS encoding uracil-DNA glycosylase, encoding MKITLSSDWQTVLADEIQKTYFTELTAALEAEYQTQVCYPPTELIFSAFNTCDFKNLKVVLIGQDPYHGEGEANGLSFSVNDTVKIPPSLRNIYRELSTDLDSIFMPTSGNLEKWAKQGVLLLNASLTVRKDSPNSHKHLKWNLFTDAVIQTISDQKENIVFLLWGAFAQKKGSKIDRSKHFVLESGHPSPMSANQGKWFGNKHFSKTNAFLSSKGIPEIEWL